Proteins from a single region of Candidatus Hydrogenedentota bacterium:
- a CDS encoding alginate export family protein, translated as MTNSGSWRVTARKAVLLAMVAGLTGMARADLQNVQTGGRIVIRGRWIHNTFNESRAAVLHNGFPSLYAWDETNDWTSVEQATSWHARADFTGGVSAFVEFYAYHFWGDGFRSDYLGGIDARPGGDPRLNASLLQGYVETNDTFGLPLRLRIGRQCMTFGKQLLISDHSTPVQRFSFDALRATFTPVDKVTIDVWMAQLAESSPEEKDGDSAFYGVYATYAKSDAANASLYYLLLRDARRADAIFSGAPDLYEPTVLNTAGARFWGRKEGFDYDVEAAFQFGPADGEALAFASANRLAGAPPKGERWNNLGFDGEIGYSFDAAWKPRIFAGGLYFEGGEIEDLGGGRFVMGPSFNRLFSVLNYCPVLQDNGNMSNFVQLRAGMNFAPLEKVQVTVRGQQLWAEQSWRPLHSSDNLGFHLDTTVRYSFNPNLLVQLYYGHLFSGAALGDGNFTHAFGNAFDAGRNSRDADYAYWMLTLDFRRVFQK; from the coding sequence ATGACGAATTCGGGTTCATGGAGGGTTACGGCGCGCAAGGCCGTGCTGCTTGCGATGGTCGCAGGCTTGACGGGAATGGCGCGGGCCGATTTGCAAAACGTGCAAACGGGCGGGCGGATCGTAATTCGCGGGCGTTGGATCCACAACACCTTCAACGAATCCAGGGCCGCCGTATTGCACAACGGTTTTCCCAGCCTATACGCGTGGGACGAAACGAATGATTGGACCTCTGTTGAACAGGCCACCTCGTGGCACGCGCGCGCGGATTTTACCGGTGGCGTTTCGGCGTTTGTCGAGTTCTACGCGTATCATTTCTGGGGCGACGGGTTTCGGAGCGATTACCTGGGCGGTATTGACGCGCGCCCCGGCGGCGATCCCCGTCTCAACGCCAGTCTTCTGCAGGGGTACGTGGAAACCAACGACACGTTCGGACTTCCTTTGCGTCTGCGCATTGGCCGCCAATGCATGACCTTCGGCAAGCAACTCCTGATTTCCGATCATTCGACGCCGGTGCAGCGTTTCTCGTTCGATGCCCTTCGCGCCACCTTTACGCCTGTTGACAAAGTGACGATTGATGTATGGATGGCCCAATTGGCGGAGTCCAGCCCCGAAGAAAAGGACGGCGACAGCGCGTTTTACGGGGTGTACGCCACGTATGCCAAAAGCGACGCCGCCAATGCGTCGCTGTACTATTTGTTGCTGCGCGACGCCCGCCGGGCGGACGCGATTTTTTCCGGCGCGCCGGACCTGTACGAACCCACCGTGCTGAACACCGCCGGCGCGCGTTTCTGGGGCAGGAAGGAAGGTTTCGATTACGACGTCGAGGCGGCCTTTCAGTTCGGTCCGGCCGACGGCGAGGCGCTGGCCTTCGCCTCGGCGAACCGTCTTGCCGGCGCGCCGCCCAAAGGCGAACGCTGGAACAATCTGGGTTTCGACGGCGAGATCGGCTATTCCTTCGATGCCGCCTGGAAACCGCGCATTTTCGCGGGCGGCCTGTATTTCGAGGGGGGAGAAATCGAAGACCTCGGCGGCGGGCGATTCGTCATGGGTCCTTCCTTCAATCGCCTGTTTTCCGTTCTGAACTATTGCCCCGTGCTGCAGGACAACGGCAACATGTCGAATTTCGTCCAACTGCGCGCCGGCATGAACTTCGCGCCGCTGGAAAAGGTGCAAGTGACGGTGCGCGGGCAACAGTTATGGGCCGAGCAGTCGTGGCGGCCGCTGCACTCCTCGGACAACCTCGGATTCCACCTCGACACAACCGTCCGGTATTCATTCAACCCGAATCTCCTCGTTCAACTCTACTACGGCCACCTGTTTTCCGGCGCCGCGCTGGGCGACGGCAATTTCACGCACGCGTTCGGCAATGCCTTTGACGCGGGGCGAAACAGCCGCGACGCCGACTACGCCTACTGGATGCTTACGCTCGATTTCCGACGCGTTTTCCAGAAATGA